One window of Sphingobacteriales bacterium genomic DNA carries:
- a CDS encoding gliding motility-associated C-terminal domain-containing protein, translating into MLNAAGISASPVISNTGLVHTGGSLATNGNSAGYMKASPLGNKLALAIKEMNLYQIFDLNTSNGIVSNPITTPATYSNAYGVEFSADGTKFYGSKYGFGNPQIYQFNLEAATPAAILASATLVGTSSSLFGGAIQLGLDEKIYFARHQSDWLGVIQNPNALGLACGYIDDGVFLNGPTSNFGLPNFVQSYLKPMPFTYTNTCFGDATEFELVSTAFIASVSWNFGDSASGSNNTSTQFSPSHIFSAPDVYTVSLTITLTNGVSETVSQNVMIHHVLTGVDLGTDQILCPSETITLTPIAPGVVTYLWQNGSTSPTFTVTQEGLYSVTVSNVCGSVSDLVSVSYNSIPEFDLGINQSLCEGQTLVLNAAPTNGALFNSYQWGTGETTSSYTVSTEGLYTVTVANPCGYDTGSVNIDFIQPPDIEIGNDVLVCQGIAVTLDATPLNQSSAGTLTYIWQNGSITPLLNTSVAGTYSVTVSNVCGTATDQMTLDNLYPPNINFGPDADLCPGESLLLDATTPDGSYLWQDGSTLAVFTVTQSGNYWVEVTNSCGTQTEDINVNYQALSSPDLGPDFTLCSGQTLVLDATTAGVNYIWQDGTTTPVYTVSVPGEYWVQINNGCSSASDTVVVSYELNPTIDLGPDIQICEGESITLDITFSDIQATYLWNDGSTNPVKTFSQSGLYTATITNPCGSVTDGVNIFVIPLPVVELGNDAILCPGESLVIEAANPNTNAYLWNTGSVDSEITVSDSGQYSVTVFNACGTANDFINVDVGTNLNINLGPDMTLCNNETITLSATTPGVSYLWQDNSTNSTFSVSVPGTYWVQISNNCSSASDTIALSYLYSPSINLLQDTVLCQGQMLTIDATQSDNSLNYVWQDGSINPIFTATQTGIYAVTVSNVCGAANDQIALDYIHLPVVSISGANTICIGDTITLFAVSTNSDMYLWQDGSSLPTLIVTGGGFYEVSVQNQCGTAQDMVTITSNDCTPPDPPDPLPCTFLVPNAYSPNNDGINDVFRPVYNCLTEYVKMEVYNRWGQLVFESENLDTGWNGKFHDENCPVGVYVWILEYQNQLQEIETLKGNITLIR; encoded by the coding sequence TTGCTCAATGCTGCAGGTATTAGTGCGTCTCCTGTTATCAGCAATACGGGATTAGTTCATACAGGAGGCAGTCTTGCAACCAATGGAAATTCTGCGGGATATATGAAAGCCTCTCCATTGGGAAACAAGTTGGCTTTAGCAATCAAAGAAATGAATCTATACCAGATTTTTGATTTAAACACTTCAAACGGAATCGTATCGAACCCAATAACAACCCCCGCTACTTACTCCAATGCTTATGGGGTCGAGTTTTCGGCCGACGGAACAAAATTTTATGGCTCAAAATACGGATTTGGGAATCCTCAGATATATCAATTTAACTTAGAAGCCGCAACACCTGCTGCAATCCTTGCATCTGCGACATTGGTCGGAACATCTTCAAGTCTTTTTGGCGGAGCAATACAGTTGGGGTTAGATGAAAAAATTTATTTTGCCAGACATCAATCAGATTGGCTTGGGGTTATACAAAATCCTAATGCACTTGGTCTTGCTTGCGGATATATTGATGACGGTGTATTTTTGAACGGCCCGACTTCCAATTTTGGATTGCCCAATTTTGTTCAGAGTTATCTGAAACCAATGCCATTTACCTACACCAATACATGTTTCGGCGATGCTACCGAATTTGAATTGGTCAGCACAGCTTTTATAGCATCAGTATCATGGAATTTTGGTGATTCAGCTTCCGGTTCTAACAATACTTCAACACAATTCAGCCCGTCTCATATCTTCTCTGCACCTGATGTTTACACCGTTTCACTGACCATAACCCTGACTAATGGAGTATCAGAAACGGTTAGCCAAAACGTTATGATCCATCATGTACTAACAGGAGTAGATCTCGGTACCGACCAGATACTTTGTCCATCTGAAACTATTACACTAACACCTATAGCACCCGGAGTGGTAACTTATCTTTGGCAGAATGGAAGCACTTCTCCGACATTTACCGTAACTCAGGAAGGATTGTACAGTGTAACAGTCAGCAACGTTTGTGGTTCTGTTTCTGATTTAGTCTCTGTATCTTACAATTCTATTCCCGAATTTGATTTAGGGATCAATCAATCGCTTTGCGAAGGGCAAACTCTTGTTTTAAATGCAGCTCCAACCAACGGTGCTTTGTTTAATTCTTATCAATGGGGAACAGGTGAAACAACATCTTCTTATACCGTTTCAACTGAAGGTCTTTATACAGTTACAGTAGCTAATCCCTGTGGATACGATACCGGAAGTGTCAATATAGATTTTATTCAACCTCCAGATATTGAAATAGGCAATGATGTATTGGTGTGTCAGGGAATTGCTGTAACTTTAGATGCAACACCTCTGAACCAATCATCGGCAGGAACTCTTACATATATTTGGCAAAACGGAAGCATCACGCCTTTGTTAAATACTTCTGTTGCCGGTACCTATAGTGTAACAGTCAGCAATGTTTGTGGAACAGCGACCGACCAAATGACTCTCGACAACTTATACCCGCCAAACATCAATTTTGGACCGGATGCAGACCTTTGTCCTGGTGAAAGTCTTTTATTGGATGCCACAACTCCTGACGGAAGCTATTTATGGCAGGATGGCAGCACATTAGCTGTATTTACCGTAACTCAATCCGGGAATTATTGGGTAGAAGTTACAAATTCCTGTGGCACACAAACAGAAGACATCAATGTTAACTATCAAGCGCTATCTTCTCCTGATCTTGGACCTGATTTCACACTTTGCAGTGGGCAAACCTTAGTACTTGATGCAACCACAGCAGGAGTTAATTATATTTGGCAAGATGGCACCACAACTCCTGTTTATACAGTGTCAGTTCCCGGAGAATATTGGGTTCAAATCAACAACGGTTGCAGTTCTGCTTCCGATACCGTTGTTGTTAGTTATGAGTTGAACCCCACAATTGATTTAGGTCCTGACATTCAAATTTGTGAAGGAGAGAGTATAACCCTTGACATAACATTTTCAGATATACAAGCCACATATTTGTGGAATGACGGAAGCACCAATCCTGTTAAAACCTTTTCTCAATCGGGACTATATACTGCAACCATTACCAATCCATGTGGAAGTGTTACTGATGGGGTGAATATTTTTGTTATTCCACTTCCTGTGGTTGAATTGGGAAACGATGCCATCCTTTGCCCCGGCGAGTCTTTGGTTATTGAAGCCGCGAATCCTAATACCAACGCTTATCTTTGGAATACAGGGAGTGTAGATTCTGAAATTACTGTATCCGATTCCGGTCAATATTCAGTAACAGTCTTTAATGCCTGTGGAACGGCTAATGACTTTATCAATGTAGATGTGGGAACAAACCTAAACATAAATTTAGGACCTGATATGACACTTTGTAACAATGAGACAATTACCCTTTCAGCGACCACACCCGGAGTTAGCTATTTATGGCAGGATAACAGTACAAACTCAACATTTTCAGTTTCTGTACCCGGAACATATTGGGTTCAAATCAGCAACAACTGCAGTTCAGCTTCAGATACAATTGCTTTATCTTATCTCTATTCCCCGTCAATCAATTTGTTGCAGGACACTGTATTGTGTCAGGGTCAGATGTTAACGATAGATGCAACTCAATCAGACAATTCGTTAAATTATGTATGGCAGGATGGAAGCATAAATCCTATTTTTACCGCAACTCAAACAGGAATATATGCTGTAACTGTCAGTAATGTATGTGGAGCAGCTAACGATCAGATCGCTTTAGATTATATTCATTTGCCGGTAGTCAGTATTTCGGGGGCAAATACAATATGTATTGGGGATACTATTACCCTATTTGCCGTATCAACAAACAGCGATATGTATTTATGGCAAGATGGAAGTAGTTTGCCGACTTTAATCGTTACCGGAGGAGGGTTTTATGAAGTAAGCGTGCAAAACCAATGCGGAACTGCTCAGGATATGGTTACAATAACATCTAACGACTGTACACCTCCGGATCCTCCTGATCCTTTGCCTTGTACTTTTTTAGTTCCGAATGCCTATAGTCCGAACAATGACGGGATTAATGATGTTTTCAGACCTGTTTACAATTGCCTGACAGAATATGTAAAAATGGAAGTTTATAACCGTTGGGGACAGCTTGTTTTTGAATCGGAAAACCTCGATACAGGTTGGAACGGCAAATTTCACGACGAAAACTGTCCTGTAGGTGTTTATGTATGGATATTGGAATATCAAAATCAACTTCAAGAAATCGAAACCCTGAAAGGCAACATTACCTTAATCAGGTAG
- a CDS encoding ABC transporter ATP-binding protein, translating into MSFFFSDTHREDIVRLKDIHQSYDNGKFVVLQDFNLLIEDKPNQGQFVVILGASGCGKSTILRYISGLQRPTSGEVNLYGNPRKESDRVGMVFQKYSSLPWLTVLDNVALGLYYQGIPKKEREEKAREMIKKVGLEGHENKYAQYPILSGGQLQRVAIARSLLANPRILLMDEPFGALDVNTRLQMQDMLLNIWYEVHPTIIFVTHDISEAVYLGDDIYIMRANPGQIVEHIYVDLPYRRDRFIKRTPRFEELVHYTEDLMVRVDAMSKK; encoded by the coding sequence ATGTCATTCTTTTTTTCAGATACCCATCGGGAAGATATTGTAAGATTAAAAGATATTCACCAATCTTATGATAACGGCAAATTTGTTGTGCTTCAAGATTTTAATCTTTTAATTGAAGACAAACCAAATCAGGGTCAGTTTGTGGTGATTTTGGGAGCTTCCGGTTGTGGAAAATCAACCATACTCAGGTATATTTCGGGCTTACAACGACCAACCTCTGGTGAGGTTAATTTGTATGGAAACCCCAGAAAAGAATCAGACAGAGTTGGAATGGTTTTTCAGAAATATTCTTCTTTGCCTTGGCTTACTGTTTTGGACAATGTTGCTTTAGGACTATATTATCAGGGCATTCCAAAAAAAGAAAGAGAAGAAAAAGCCCGAGAAATGATTAAAAAGGTAGGGCTTGAAGGGCACGAAAACAAATATGCACAGTACCCTATACTTTCGGGAGGTCAATTGCAGAGGGTGGCAATAGCCCGAAGTCTGCTGGCAAATCCGCGCATCTTGTTGATGGATGAACCTTTCGGTGCATTAGATGTCAATACCCGATTACAAATGCAGGATATGCTGCTCAATATCTGGTATGAAGTTCATCCCACAATCATATTTGTTACCCACGATATTTCGGAAGCCGTTTACCTTGGCGATGATATCTATATCATGCGTGCTAACCCCGGGCAAATTGTAGAACATATTTATGTGGACTTACCTTACAGGCGAGACCGTTTTATTAAAAGAACACCCCGGTTTGAGGAATTGGTTCATTATACGGAAGATTTGATGGTCAGAGTAGATGCTATGTCTAAAAAGTAA
- a CDS encoding OmpA family protein, with amino-acid sequence MAARLTGFSKFLITLLIVGGIGGGLYYIANNTNLGKDDGNDSGNTNTGTKTNGNTGNNNDDVIKIGVVTWGGYAGGQYFNEGFKASTNSRYYKEYGLKVEFKVLDDFAASREAFKADEVNLLWATVDAFPTEVTSLKEFEPQIVFQADWSRGGDAIVVRRGINSVADLKGKKISVALMTPSHSFLLWLLEAGDLKASDVEIVEAPSAIDAAAYFKAGRVDAAVVWSPDDEDCVNSVKGSKVLRSTKSASHIIADVFIAKKAYAEENKEDLQKLFEGWMRGAAEINSNDANKRKAAKILSEGLNMPEDYCYNAINNVRLCTYGDNVNFFNLDGNYSGVKGEDLYNKMTKVYQGLGYAEKNVPAWRLVANPTFIRNTSTLTSKEHLAEGAATFKPPTTELENAPAFSSKKITIGFESGSYTLSENAKQLIDLQFSEIAKAFGNARIRIEGNTDAVGSREQNIILSKKRAQAVADYLAKEYKMDANRFVVVGNGPDKPIADNNTPEGKAKNRRTDFDLIADEGSN; translated from the coding sequence ATGGCTGCACGTTTAACAGGCTTCTCAAAGTTCTTAATCACCCTGCTCATAGTTGGAGGGATAGGCGGAGGATTATATTATATTGCCAACAACACCAATTTAGGAAAAGATGATGGCAATGATTCTGGCAATACAAACACCGGTACAAAAACCAATGGAAATACAGGCAATAATAATGACGATGTCATTAAAATTGGGGTAGTAACCTGGGGTGGTTATGCGGGAGGTCAGTATTTTAACGAAGGTTTTAAAGCCTCAACCAATTCAAGATATTATAAAGAGTATGGGTTGAAAGTCGAATTTAAAGTCCTGGACGATTTTGCTGCTTCACGCGAAGCGTTTAAAGCCGATGAAGTTAATCTGCTTTGGGCAACAGTAGATGCTTTTCCGACAGAAGTAACGAGTTTAAAAGAATTTGAACCTCAAATCGTGTTTCAAGCTGACTGGTCAAGAGGAGGGGATGCCATTGTGGTCAGACGCGGAATTAACTCAGTTGCAGACCTGAAAGGTAAAAAAATATCGGTTGCTTTAATGACCCCATCTCATTCATTTCTTTTATGGCTTTTGGAAGCAGGCGACCTGAAAGCCTCCGATGTAGAAATAGTAGAAGCTCCCAGTGCCATTGATGCTGCTGCTTATTTTAAAGCAGGCAGGGTAGATGCTGCGGTTGTATGGAGTCCTGACGATGAGGATTGTGTCAATAGCGTAAAAGGTTCAAAAGTATTACGAAGTACTAAATCTGCATCGCACATTATAGCAGATGTGTTTATAGCCAAAAAAGCGTATGCAGAAGAAAATAAAGAAGACCTTCAAAAACTTTTTGAAGGTTGGATGAGAGGTGCAGCCGAAATTAACAGCAACGATGCCAATAAACGCAAGGCTGCAAAAATACTTTCAGAAGGGTTAAATATGCCCGAAGACTATTGTTATAACGCAATCAATAATGTTCGTCTTTGCACTTATGGCGATAATGTAAACTTCTTTAACCTTGACGGAAATTACAGTGGAGTTAAAGGGGAAGATTTGTACAACAAAATGACAAAAGTCTATCAGGGTTTAGGGTATGCTGAAAAAAATGTTCCTGCTTGGCGCTTAGTTGCAAACCCTACTTTTATCAGAAACACCTCAACATTGACTTCAAAAGAACATTTAGCCGAAGGAGCAGCAACTTTTAAACCACCAACTACGGAATTGGAAAACGCACCTGCTTTTTCAAGCAAAAAAATCACCATCGGATTTGAGTCGGGCTCTTACACGCTGTCAGAAAACGCAAAGCAACTCATTGACCTCCAGTTTTCTGAAATAGCTAAAGCCTTCGGCAATGCAAGAATTCGGATTGAAGGAAACACAGATGCCGTAGGTAGCCGGGAACAAAATATTATACTTTCTAAGAAACGAGCACAAGCAGTTGCCGATTATTTGGCTAAAGAGTATAAAATGGATGCTAACCGTTTTGTTGTTGTAGGTAATGGTCCGGATAAACCGATTGCCGACAACAACACTCCCGAAGGAAAGGCTAAAAACAGAAGAACAGATTTTGACCTTATTGCCGATGAAGGGAGTAACTAA
- a CDS encoding ABC transporter permease subunit, which produces MKFKWSDLFSLRAQLPKRTHLIIEILGVILLLLLWQLIASLSTTRNQDYSTSELNIYLNTKSADQVQTPRILIYDQPVFNASDLQPIMRDLSANGNPIVLVTSEPNRRLVQTLADSIPGINLIAAMPQGENKKEVIRRLSEFSGSTVIDEQYFTNSETPEITPNSLGSVDVMLLGSDNINLTVRQEWISNSLLPSPIDVIKSYKELYTKDNLMSNTAFSVYLNLSGYLIAILVSIPLGFAIGLFPLFRSLFSRSIDALRFVPLTAVTGLFIAWFGIGTTMKVQFLAFGIFVYLLPVIVQRIDEVDGVYEQTAYTLGANKWQQIRTVFIPSVISRVSDDIRVLVAISWTYIIVAELVNANSGGIGAIAFKSARMSRIDKVFAILLIIVLIGFIQDKLFLLLDRLLLPHKHQTK; this is translated from the coding sequence ATGAAATTCAAATGGTCAGACCTATTCAGTTTAAGAGCACAATTACCGAAAAGAACTCATTTAATTATCGAAATATTGGGGGTAATTTTATTGCTGTTATTATGGCAATTAATTGCAAGTTTGAGTACTACCCGAAATCAGGATTATTCTACCTCAGAACTCAATATTTACCTGAATACAAAATCGGCCGATCAGGTTCAGACACCCCGAATACTGATTTATGATCAGCCTGTTTTTAATGCATCTGATTTGCAACCAATTATGCGCGATTTGTCAGCAAACGGAAATCCTATTGTTTTGGTAACTTCCGAACCCAATCGCCGTTTGGTTCAAACACTTGCTGATTCTATTCCCGGAATCAACCTGATAGCAGCTATGCCTCAGGGTGAAAATAAAAAAGAGGTAATTCGAAGGTTATCTGAGTTTTCGGGAAGTACTGTAATAGACGAACAATATTTTACCAACAGTGAAACACCCGAAATCACCCCAAATTCTTTGGGTTCTGTTGATGTAATGTTGCTTGGTTCTGACAATATCAATTTAACAGTTCGACAGGAATGGATTAGCAATTCCTTGCTTCCTTCGCCAATAGATGTGATAAAATCTTACAAAGAACTGTACACGAAAGACAATTTAATGTCGAATACTGCTTTTTCAGTCTATTTAAACTTGTCGGGATACTTGATTGCCATTTTGGTATCAATTCCTCTTGGGTTTGCTATCGGACTTTTTCCTTTATTCAGATCTTTGTTTAGCCGAAGTATTGATGCTTTGAGGTTTGTACCTTTAACCGCAGTAACCGGTTTGTTTATTGCCTGGTTTGGGATTGGCACAACGATGAAAGTACAATTTCTGGCATTTGGTATTTTTGTTTATCTGTTACCAGTGATTGTTCAAAGAATTGATGAAGTAGATGGTGTCTATGAACAAACCGCTTATACTTTGGGTGCTAATAAATGGCAACAAATCCGAACTGTTTTTATTCCTTCAGTCATATCGAGAGTTTCAGACGATATCAGGGTATTAGTTGCTATTTCATGGACTTATATCATAGTAGCCGAATTGGTCAATGCCAATTCCGGAGGAATAGGAGCTATTGCTTTTAAGTCGGCTAGGATGAGCCGAATTGATAAAGTATTTGCTATTTTATTGATTATCGTACTGATAGGGTTTATTCAGGACAAGTTATTTCTTCTATTAGACCGCCTGTTGTTACCCCATAAACACCAAACCAAATAA